Sequence from the Sanguibacter keddieii DSM 10542 genome:
CCGAGCGGGAGACGCCCGGCACGAGCGCCATCGCCTGCGCGAGCCCGAAGTAGAGCGCGTGCCGGGGCGTCAGCTGGTCGAGGGTGCGCGTCTTCTTGCCCACCTTGTCGGCGAGGCCGAGGATGAGGCCGAACACCGCGAGCATGAGCGCGACGAGGTACAGGTTGCGGAAGTTCTGGTCGATCGAGTCCTCGAGCAGGAGCCCGAGGATCACGATCGGGACGCTGCCGAGGCCGATGAACCAGCCCATGCGGGCGTCGTGGTCCTGTGAGCCCATGCGCTCGCGCCACCCCGTGCCGTCGGCGCCGCGCAGCGCGCGCCACCACGCCCGGCAGATCGTCGCGATGTCGCGCCTGAAGTACAGGAGGACGGCGGCCTCGGTACCGATCTGGGTGATGGCGGTGAACGCCGCACCGGGGTCGGAGGAGCCGATGAGCTCGCCGACGATCCGCAGGTGCGCGCTCGACGAGACGGGCAAGAACTCCGTGAGGCCCTGGACGAGCCCGAGGACGAGTGCTTCGATCGCGTTCACGTCGAGACACGTTACCCCTCCACGGGCCCGCAGCCCCGCTCTGGCGCAGGACCCGCCGACGGGCACGCCGTGCACGCACGCCCCGACGCTCCACGTAGTCTGCGGGGATGGAACACCGCCGCCTCGGCCGCACCGGCCTGCACGTCTCCGCGATCGGTCTGGGGACCATGACCTGGGGTCGCGAGACCGACGCGCAGGACGCCGCGGAGCAGCTGCGCGACTTCGCCGACGCCGGCGGCACGCTGGTCGACACCGCGGGCTCCTACGCCGACGGCGCGAGCGAGGAGATCCTCGGCTCCCTGGTCGGCTCGGTGGTGCACCGCGACGACCTCGTGCTGACCACCAAGGGTGGGCTGCGCCGCTCTCCGCAGGGCACGGTCGTGGACTCCTCCCGGCGCGCCCTGCTCTCCGACCTCGACGCGTCCCTGGCCCGGCTGGGCACCGACCACGTCGACCTCTTCCTGGTCCAGGCGCCCGACCTGGGCACGCCGCTCGACGAGACGGTCGCCGCCCTCGCGCACGCCGTGTCGTCCGGCCGGACCCGCTACGTGGGCCTGTCGAACCACAGCTCCTGGCACATCGGGTACGTCGCGGGTCGCCTGGCCGGCAGCGACGGCCCGGGCCTCGCGGCGGTCGAGGTGGAGCACTCGCTGCTGGCCCGCGAGGTCGAGCGCAGCCTGGTCCCCGCGTCGCAGGCGCTCGGCGTCGGCGTGCTCGGGTGGTCTGCGCTCGGCCGTGGCGTGCTGACCGGCAAGTACCGGGGCACCGTGCCGCCGGGGTCACGCGGCGCCTCGGCGCACCTCGCCGGGTTCGTCGAGCCCTACCTCTCCGGGCCGGCCTCGTCCGTGGTCGACGCGTTGTGCACGGCTGCGTCAGGTCTCGGGCGCTCGCCGCTCGAGGTCGCGCTCGCGTGGCTGCTCGAGCGCGGCTACCTGTCGTCGGCGATCGTCGGGGCGAGGACCCCGGCGCAGCTGCGCGAGATCCTCGGCGCCGACGGCCTCGAGCTGCCGTCGGCGGTGAGCCGGGCCCTCGACGACGTCAGCGCGCCGCAGGCCTGACGGACGCGCGGCCGACGGGCACGGTGCTGGCGCGCCGCGCGGCTGACGCACCGTCGGGGTGTGGGAGAGGTCGCCGACCTCAGCCGCGGTAGCCAGACTCGTCCGCGTCGTCGAGGTCCGCACCGTCGATCTCGTCGTCGTCGAGGTCGTCCTCGTCCACGTCGTCGTCGTGCTCGCCGTCGTCGTCCTCGTCGTCGTCCGCGAGCACGAAGGGCAGCGCCTCGCCGTACGAGTTGCCGATGGCCTCGTCGTAGACGTCGAAGGCGTCGGCCAGCACGTCGTAGGCGTCGTCGACGGAGGCGTCCTGGTCGCCGCGTGCGCTGCTCACGGCCCCGTGGTGGGCTTCGAGTGCGGCGACGAGACGATCAAGGGCGGCGCGGGGGTCGACGGTCATACCCTGACCGTAGCGCCCCACCAGCCCGAATGGCACCACGCAGACCCTGCGACTTCAGCACACCCCGCACGACGCTCGACCGCACCGCGCCCTCCGCAGCACCGCCCGGTCCGCGACGGCGGCCGCTGCAGGCGGGAAAGGCGGCCGCCGCAGGTCGAGACCGTGGCCACCCCAGGCCGCTGTCAGCAGGCTTTGGTACGTTCGGCGGGTCGATCGAGGCGTCCCCGGTGCCCCCGACGGCACGCGAGAAGGTGGTGGGACCATGGATCGTCACAACCCCGGGGGTTCCCCCGCATCCCCAGCACCGACCCAGCCGCGCGTCCGGCCCACCATGTGGGCCGAGGACGGCGGCCAGTACGAGTACCGCGTCATCTCGATCCCCCGGGAGCAGGGCCGGTCCGAGACCCGCCGGATGCTCACCGACGAGGCCGAGTACGGCCGGTGGGAGCTGGCCCGCTCGGTGCTCTACATGGGCGGCGCGCGTCGGGTGTGGCTGCGCCGCAAGATCATCCGGGTGCGCAGCACGCTCTGAGCCGCGGGCCCTGCCCAGGGCCGTCCCCCGGCAGGGCCGTCCCCGGGCAGACCCCGCGTCAGCAGGTGGCGAGGAGCCGGTCGAGGACCCTCGTGCCGAACTTCAGCGAGTCCGTGGGGACCCGCTCGTCGACGCCGTGGAACATCCCCGGGAAGTCCAGGCTCTCGGGGAGCAGCAGGGGCGCGAAGCCGTAGCCGGTGATGCCGAGCCGCGCGAGCGACTTGTTGTCGGTGCCGCCCGAGAGCGCGTAGGGCAGGACCACGGCCTCTGGGTCCTCGGCGAGCAGCGACGACGTCATGGCGTCGACGAGGTTGCCGCTGAAGGGGACCTCGAGCGCGATGTCCTGGTGGATGGGCTCGATCCGCACGTGCTCTCCGGCGAGCTCGCGGAGGGTCGCCATCGCGGACTCCTCGTGCCCGGGCAGGAACCGCGCGTCGACCGTCGCCTCGGCTCGGCCCGGGATGACGTTCGCCTTGTACCCGGCGGCGAGCTGGGAGGGGTTCGAGGTGTTCTGGACCGTCGCCCCGACGAACCGGGCGGCAGACCCCATCGCGTCGATGAGCGCGTCGACCGTGGCCGGGTCCTCGGGGTCGAAGGGCAGGCCGGTGAGGTCGCAGACCCCGCGCAGCAGCGCCTCGACCGTCGGCGTCATCACGTACGGCCATCGATGCTGACCGATGCGTGCGACGGCTGCCGCGAGGTGCACCACGGCGTTGTCCGTCTGCACCTGCGAGCCGTGCCCGGCACGTCCGTCGGCGATCAGACGGAGCCAGCCGATGCCCTTCTCGGCGGTCTGCAGCAGGTACGCCCGCTGGCCGTTGATGGTGGTCGAGAAGCCTCCGACCTCGCTGATCGCCTCCGTCGCACCCTCGAAGAGCTCGGGGCGGTGGTCGACCGCCCACCGGGCGCCGAGTGCACCTCCGGCCTCCTCGTCGGCGAAGAACGCGAGCACGACGTCGCGCGCCGGCTTGCGTCCCTCGCGGACCATCTGGCGGACGACGGCGAGCATCATCGCGTCCATGTCCTTCATGTCGACCGCACCGCGGCCCCAGAGAAGACCGTCGATCTCCTCGCCGCCGAAGGGGTCGACCCGCCAGTCGTCGGCCTGGGCCGGCACGACGTCGAGGTGACCGTGCAGCACCAGGGCGGGACGGGTCGGGTCGAGCCCGGGCAGCCGGACCACGACGCTCGCGCGGCCACGCTCGGACTCGAACAGCTCGGGCTCGAGACCGACCTCGTGCAGGGAGGTCATGACGTACTCGGCCGCCGCACGCTCACCGGGGCCGGACCCGTCGCCGAAGTTCGACGTGTCGATGCGCAGCAGGTCCTGACAGATCTGGACGACCTCGTCCTGGGCGCTCGGGACTGGGGTCGGTGCGGTGTTCTGTGAGGTCATCCCCCCACGCTACCTGCCACGCGGCGGCGCGGCCGAGGTGCCCGGAGAGCGGTCGCGCCGCATCACGCGCACCGGCCACGACGGTCTGGTGGGACCGCCGTGGCCGGGAGCGGGGCTCCGGAGGTGACCGGTGGCCTCGTCAGACGAGGCCGCGGCGGGCCAGCAGCGGGGCGATCTCGGGCGCCCGCCCGCGCAGCTCGCCGAAGGCCTGCATCGGGTCGGTCGACCCTCCGCGGGACAGCAGCGCGGCGCGGAAGCGGTCGCCCGAGGCGCGGTTGAGGACCCGGCCGTCGGCGTCGGCGTTCTCGCGGAACCACTCGACGGTCTCCGCGTCGAGCACCTCGGACCAGATGTACGAGTAGTAGCCGGCCGAGTAGCCACCGCCGAACACGTGGTTGAAGTACGTGGTGCGGTAGCGGGCCGGGACCTCGGAGAGCGCGACGCCGGCGGCCTCGAGAGCGGCCGCCTCGAAGGGCAGGACCTCGTCCACGGAGCTCGGGACCTGCTCCGGGGTCACCTGGTGCCAGGCCTGGTCGAGGAGCGTCGCGGCGAGGTACTCGGTCGTCGCGAAGCCCTCGTTGAACAGGCGGGAGTCGAGCATGGTGCGCACCCACTGCTCCGGGAGCGGCTCGCCCGTGACGTGGTGGACCGCGTAGGAGCGCAGGATCGACTCGTCCCACGCCCACATCTCGTTGACCTGCGAGGGGTACTCGACGAAGTCGCGCGGCACGTCGGTGCCCGAGTGCGAGGGGTACCGGACGGCGGAGAAGAGCCCGTGCAGCGCGTGGCCGAACTCGTGGAAGAGCGTGATGACCTCGTCGAAGACGAGCAGCGTGGGCTCCCCCGCCGGCGGCTTGACGATGTTCAGGTTGTTGACCACGACCGGCAGCTCACCGGTGAGGTAGCTCTGGTCGACGAGGTTGTTCATCCACGCGCCGCCGCGCTTGGACTCGCGCGTGTAGTAGTCGGCGAGGAACAGGCCCATGCCGGCGCCGTCGGTGTCGAAGACCTCGAAGACCCGCACGTCGGGGTGGTAGCCCACGAGGTCGGTGCGCTCGGAGAAGGTGATGCCGTAGAGCTTGGTGGCGGCCTTGAAGACGCCGTCCTGGACGACCTTCTCGAGCTCGAGGTACGGGCGGAGCAGGGCGTCGTCGAGGGAGTAGCGCTGCTTGCGGACACGCTCGGCGTAGTAGGCCCAGTCCCAGGCCTCGAGCGTCGCGCCCGGGTCGCCGAGGTCGGCGACGAGCGCCTCGGTGAGGTCGAGGGCCTCCTTGCGGGCGTTCGCGGCCGCGGCCGGGGCCAGCGGGGCGAGCATCGCGTTCACGGCCTCGGTCGTCTTGGCGGTGGCGTCCTCGGCGATGTACGCCGCGTGGTGGTCGTAGCCGAGCAGGCGGGCGTGCTCGGCCCGCAGCCGGGCGAGCTCGACGACGATCTCGCGGGTGTCGGTGTCGTCACCGGTCGCCCCGCGCGTCACCGAGGCCTCGTGCACCCGGCGGCGCACGTCACGACGGGCGAGCGAGGCGAGCACGGTCTGCTGCGTCGGCAGCTGCATCTCGAGGAGGTAGCGCCCCTCCTCGCCGCGATCGGCGGCGGCCTGCGCGGCTGCCGCGATCGCGTCGTCGGCGAGGCCCTCGAGGTCGGCGACGTCGTCGACGAAGACGCTCGCCGCGTTCGCACCGGCCAGGAGGCGCCGCCCGAAGGCCGCCTCCAGCGACGTGGTGCGCGCGTTGAGGTCGCGGAGCGTCGCCTGGTCCTCGGCGCTCAGGTCGATGCCCGAGCGGCGGAAGTCCTGGAGGAGGTTCTCGAGCAGCCAGCGGGTGTCGTCACCGGCC
This genomic interval carries:
- a CDS encoding undecaprenyl-diphosphate phosphatase; the protein is MNAIEALVLGLVQGLTEFLPVSSSAHLRIVGELIGSSDPGAAFTAITQIGTEAAVLLYFRRDIATICRAWWRALRGADGTGWRERMGSQDHDARMGWFIGLGSVPIVILGLLLEDSIDQNFRNLYLVALMLAVFGLILGLADKVGKKTRTLDQLTPRHALYFGLAQAMALVPGVSRSGGTITAGLLMGYSREAAARYSFLLAIPAVLGSGFYKLFSSSGDVAGPGAGATLLATLVAFVVGYLVIIVFLKIVSTFSYKPFVYYRLGLAVVVVLLLATGVLTAQGGV
- a CDS encoding aldo/keto reductase, coding for MEHRRLGRTGLHVSAIGLGTMTWGRETDAQDAAEQLRDFADAGGTLVDTAGSYADGASEEILGSLVGSVVHRDDLVLTTKGGLRRSPQGTVVDSSRRALLSDLDASLARLGTDHVDLFLVQAPDLGTPLDETVAALAHAVSSGRTRYVGLSNHSSWHIGYVAGRLAGSDGPGLAAVEVEHSLLAREVERSLVPASQALGVGVLGWSALGRGVLTGKYRGTVPPGSRGASAHLAGFVEPYLSGPASSVVDALCTAASGLGRSPLEVALAWLLERGYLSSAIVGARTPAQLREILGADGLELPSAVSRALDDVSAPQA
- a CDS encoding DUF5703 family protein; its protein translation is MWAEDGGQYEYRVISIPREQGRSETRRMLTDEAEYGRWELARSVLYMGGARRVWLRRKIIRVRSTL
- a CDS encoding M20/M25/M40 family metallo-hydrolase, with product MTSQNTAPTPVPSAQDEVVQICQDLLRIDTSNFGDGSGPGERAAAEYVMTSLHEVGLEPELFESERGRASVVVRLPGLDPTRPALVLHGHLDVVPAQADDWRVDPFGGEEIDGLLWGRGAVDMKDMDAMMLAVVRQMVREGRKPARDVVLAFFADEEAGGALGARWAVDHRPELFEGATEAISEVGGFSTTINGQRAYLLQTAEKGIGWLRLIADGRAGHGSQVQTDNAVVHLAAAVARIGQHRWPYVMTPTVEALLRGVCDLTGLPFDPEDPATVDALIDAMGSAARFVGATVQNTSNPSQLAAGYKANVIPGRAEATVDARFLPGHEESAMATLRELAGEHVRIEPIHQDIALEVPFSGNLVDAMTSSLLAEDPEAVVLPYALSGGTDNKSLARLGITGYGFAPLLLPESLDFPGMFHGVDERVPTDSLKFGTRVLDRLLATC
- a CDS encoding M3 family metallopeptidase is translated as MSDSSHELDASNPFASRSTLPYALPDFSAIRDEHYIPAVRAGMAAELAEIEAIVTDPNPPTVENTLEALETSGEVLDRALTVLYNVASADASPALEDIEETLAPELSAHHDTIYMDARLYARVVALDTAVRAGEVEAGDDTRWLLENLLQDFRRSGIDLSAEDQATLRDLNARTTSLEAAFGRRLLAGANAASVFVDDVADLEGLADDAIAAAAQAAADRGEEGRYLLEMQLPTQQTVLASLARRDVRRRVHEASVTRGATGDDTDTREIVVELARLRAEHARLLGYDHHAAYIAEDATAKTTEAVNAMLAPLAPAAAANARKEALDLTEALVADLGDPGATLEAWDWAYYAERVRKQRYSLDDALLRPYLELEKVVQDGVFKAATKLYGITFSERTDLVGYHPDVRVFEVFDTDGAGMGLFLADYYTRESKRGGAWMNNLVDQSYLTGELPVVVNNLNIVKPPAGEPTLLVFDEVITLFHEFGHALHGLFSAVRYPSHSGTDVPRDFVEYPSQVNEMWAWDESILRSYAVHHVTGEPLPEQWVRTMLDSRLFNEGFATTEYLAATLLDQAWHQVTPEQVPSSVDEVLPFEAAALEAAGVALSEVPARYRTTYFNHVFGGGYSAGYYSYIWSEVLDAETVEWFRENADADGRVLNRASGDRFRAALLSRGGSTDPMQAFGELRGRAPEIAPLLARRGLV